From Clostridia bacterium, a single genomic window includes:
- a CDS encoding DUF1273 family protein, with translation MTVCFTGHRPQSLPFGTDEQHPLCLELKARLTEEIQTVIKNGADTFYTGMALGVDTFAAEAVLKEKEKNSSIKLIAAVPCPSQSNSWSKAEKARYNAILERCDAVAMVSDHYYRGCMHVRNRYMADRSDLLIAVYDGHSKGGTASTVQYAQKKGLTIIQLIP, from the coding sequence ATGACAGTATGTTTTACGGGGCACAGACCCCAGAGCTTACCCTTTGGCACGGATGAACAGCATCCCCTTTGCTTAGAGCTGAAGGCAAGGCTCACCGAAGAGATACAAACCGTCATAAAAAACGGTGCAGACACCTTTTACACCGGCATGGCGCTTGGCGTAGATACCTTTGCTGCTGAGGCGGTGCTTAAGGAAAAGGAAAAAAATTCTTCCATAAAGCTGATTGCGGCAGTTCCCTGCCCGAGCCAGTCAAACAGCTGGAGCAAGGCGGAAAAGGCACGGTATAACGCCATTTTAGAGCGCTGTGATGCGGTGGCTATGGTCAGCGACCATTATTACAGAGGGTGTATGCATGTGCGAAACCGCTATATGGCAGACCGCTCGGATTTGCTCATTGCGGTTTATGACGGACATTCTAAGGGCGGTACCGCTTCAACCGTGCAGTACGCCCAGAAAAAAGGCTTAACAATCATTCAACTGATTCCTTAA